The bacterium genome window below encodes:
- the lexA gene encoding transcriptional repressor LexA yields the protein MGKGLTKRQREILNYVMDNMQLRGYPPSVREIGAALGLTSSSTVHSHLTALEKKGFIHRDPSKPRAIEILKDGASQPPKRVVNVPVLGRIAAGHPLFAEENVEDVFPLPRDLVREDASFILRVRGDSMIEAGIYDGDYIVVRQQATANNGEIVAALLGEEATVKRFYRERDHIRLQPENHTMAPILTRDVTILGKVVVLIRRLP from the coding sequence GTGGGCAAAGGGCTGACGAAGCGCCAGCGCGAGATTCTGAACTACGTCATGGATAATATGCAATTGCGCGGATACCCGCCCTCGGTCCGCGAGATCGGAGCGGCATTGGGGCTGACGAGCAGCTCGACCGTCCACAGCCACCTCACTGCCCTGGAGAAAAAGGGATTCATTCACCGCGACCCAAGCAAGCCGCGCGCGATTGAGATCTTGAAGGACGGCGCCAGCCAACCTCCCAAGCGGGTCGTTAACGTCCCCGTGTTGGGGCGCATCGCCGCGGGGCATCCGCTGTTCGCCGAAGAGAACGTTGAGGATGTCTTTCCCCTCCCCCGCGACCTCGTCCGGGAAGACGCCTCGTTCATCCTCCGCGTGCGCGGGGACAGCATGATCGAAGCGGGCATCTACGACGGCGATTACATCGTCGTGCGACAGCAGGCGACGGCCAACAACGGGGAGATCGTCGCCGCGCTCCTCGGCGAGGAGGCGACGGTCAAGCGCTTCTATCGGGAGCGCGACCACATCCGTCTCCAACCCGAGAACCACACCATGGCACCCATCCTCACCCGCGATGTCACGATCCTCGGAAAGGTCGTGGTCCTGATCCGCCGACTCCCCTAG
- a CDS encoding acetyl-CoA C-acyltransferase — translation MGDVVIIDGARTAFGRFGGGLRGVTATQLGVAAAGGALARARVAREAIDHVVFGNVVQSSADAVYLARHVGLGVGVRIDCPAITVNRLCGSGLEAAVTGARLIQAGEAEAVLAGGCENMSQAPFVVRGAREGLPLGPGVLEDTLWAALTDSACGLGMAETAENLAEKYQVTRDEQDAFAARSHARAARARAAGRFAEEIVPVEIPAGRRGPSAVAEDEHIRPETTVEQLRHLSARFRERGTVTAGNSSGINDGAAAVILTTDRFAAREGLRPLGRLRSWAVVGVPPEIMGIGPAPATREALARAELTLAQLGVIEVNEAFAAQYLAVERELGLDRERVNPNGGAIALGHPIGASGARLLLTLLYELRHRGERYGLATLCIGGGQGIAAVVEAA, via the coding sequence ATGGGCGACGTCGTGATCATTGATGGAGCGCGGACCGCGTTTGGGCGTTTCGGGGGGGGCCTGCGCGGAGTCACCGCGACGCAGTTGGGCGTTGCGGCCGCGGGGGGGGCGCTCGCCCGCGCTCGGGTCGCCCGGGAGGCGATTGACCACGTGGTGTTCGGCAACGTCGTGCAGTCGAGCGCCGACGCGGTCTACCTGGCTCGACACGTGGGGCTGGGGGTCGGCGTGCGCATCGACTGCCCCGCGATCACGGTCAATCGATTGTGCGGGTCGGGGCTCGAAGCCGCGGTGACCGGCGCCCGCCTGATCCAGGCGGGGGAAGCGGAAGCGGTGCTCGCCGGCGGATGTGAAAACATGAGCCAGGCGCCGTTCGTCGTCCGGGGTGCGCGCGAGGGACTGCCGCTGGGCCCGGGGGTGCTTGAAGACACCCTGTGGGCGGCCCTGACCGATTCCGCCTGCGGGCTCGGGATGGCGGAGACCGCGGAGAATTTGGCGGAAAAGTACCAGGTGACCCGCGATGAACAGGACGCCTTCGCCGCTCGGAGCCACGCCCGCGCCGCCCGTGCGCGCGCCGCCGGGAGGTTCGCGGAGGAGATCGTGCCGGTAGAGATCCCCGCAGGGCGCCGGGGTCCCTCCGCGGTGGCGGAGGATGAGCACATCCGCCCCGAAACGACGGTCGAGCAGCTGCGGCATCTTTCCGCGCGGTTTCGGGAGCGCGGGACAGTCACGGCCGGCAACAGCAGTGGGATAAACGATGGCGCGGCGGCGGTGATCCTGACCACGGATCGGTTCGCGGCGCGCGAGGGACTCCGGCCGCTCGGACGGCTGCGGTCCTGGGCGGTGGTCGGGGTCCCGCCGGAGATCATGGGCATCGGCCCGGCCCCGGCCACCCGAGAGGCGTTGGCGCGCGCCGAACTGACCCTCGCCCAACTCGGGGTCATTGAGGTCAACGAGGCGTTCGCTGCCCAGTACCTGGCGGTCGAGAGGGAGCTGGGCCTGGATCGGGAACGCGTGAATCCAAACGGCGGGGCGATCGCCCTCGGCCATCCGATTGGGGCCAGCGGTGCCCGGCTGCTGCTGACCCTGCTCTACGAACTCCGCCACCGGGGAGAGCGGTACGGGCTGGCCACCCTCTGCATCGGCGGAGGCCAGGGCATCGCGGCCGTCGTCGAGGCCGCGTGA
- the hflX gene encoding GTPase HflX, whose protein sequence is MLVGLTSSDDDGGTLEELTRLAETAGASVVGIIVQRRARPDPTTFVGRGKVEEIRARVLEMGADLAIFDEELTPAQQRNLERRIDTKVLDRTALVLDIFAQRARTREGRLQVELAQMTYLLPRLAGRGVVLSRLGGGIGTRGPGETKLEADRRRIRARITDLNREIAAMRQHRRLQRQVRHDAALPLVALIGYTNAGKSSLLNSLTEAGVMTADKLFATLDPTVRKARLPNHRPVLLVDTVGFIQKLPHDLVAAFRATLEEVADADLLVHVIDGAHPRWAEQMAAVEDVLVQLGAAETPRVNAINKQDRITREVLRDIQAEIPDAVPISALHRVGLVNLLRRISQRLPDPARRVSLLIPYADGRVLAQIYAHGRVLRRDDRDDGVAVEAEIPASGLDRFRPYLAEGRG, encoded by the coding sequence GTGCTGGTCGGGCTCACGTCTTCAGACGACGACGGCGGGACACTCGAGGAGCTCACGCGGCTGGCGGAGACCGCCGGAGCGTCCGTGGTGGGGATCATCGTCCAGCGGCGGGCCCGTCCCGATCCCACGACGTTCGTGGGGCGCGGGAAGGTCGAGGAGATTCGGGCGCGCGTCCTCGAGATGGGCGCGGACCTGGCGATCTTTGACGAGGAACTGACCCCTGCCCAACAGCGGAATCTCGAGCGGCGGATTGATACCAAGGTCCTCGACCGCACGGCGCTCGTGCTCGACATCTTCGCGCAGCGTGCGCGCACCCGAGAGGGACGGCTTCAGGTCGAGCTCGCCCAGATGACGTACCTGCTGCCCAGGCTGGCGGGGCGCGGGGTGGTGCTGTCGCGATTGGGCGGCGGCATCGGCACCCGGGGGCCGGGCGAGACGAAGCTCGAGGCCGATCGGCGGCGGATCCGGGCACGGATCACGGATCTCAATCGCGAGATTGCGGCGATGCGGCAGCACCGGCGTTTGCAACGGCAGGTGCGCCACGACGCCGCGCTCCCGTTGGTCGCGCTGATCGGGTACACGAACGCCGGGAAGTCCTCACTTCTCAACAGCCTGACCGAGGCCGGCGTGATGACCGCGGACAAACTCTTCGCCACGCTGGACCCCACCGTGCGGAAGGCGCGGCTCCCCAACCACCGTCCAGTGCTGTTGGTCGACACCGTCGGGTTCATTCAGAAGTTGCCGCACGATCTCGTCGCCGCCTTTCGGGCAACGCTGGAAGAGGTGGCGGACGCCGATCTCCTCGTCCACGTCATCGACGGGGCCCATCCGCGCTGGGCGGAGCAGATGGCGGCGGTGGAAGACGTCCTGGTGCAGTTGGGGGCCGCGGAGACCCCGCGGGTGAACGCCATTAACAAACAGGACCGCATCACGCGCGAGGTGCTGCGGGACATCCAGGCCGAGATCCCCGATGCCGTGCCGATCTCCGCGCTCCACCGAGTGGGGCTGGTGAACCTGCTGCGGCGGATCTCCCAGCGGCTGCCCGATCCCGCCCGGCGGGTCAGTCTCCTGATTCCGTACGCCGACGGCCGGGTGCTGGCGCAGATCTACGCGCACGGCCGCGTGCTCCGACGCGACGATCGGGATGACGGGGTGGCCGTGGAAGCTGAGATTCCGGCGAGCGGCCTCGACCGGTTCCGACCGTACCTGGCGGAAGGGCGCGGGTAG
- a CDS encoding LL-diaminopimelate aminotransferase, whose translation MELARRMQSIPPYLFADLDRKRAALRATGVDVINLSIGDPDLPTPPHIIAALTDAARNPATHTYPPYQGTADLRRAIVGWYARRFGVSLDPDRETLVLIGSKEGLAHIPWVFVNPGDVALVSDPGYPVYATATIMAEGEPYPVPLRRDQGWLPDLGAIPDAVARRAKVFFLNYPNNPTAATADLSFFNDVADFARRHGILIVHDNTYSEIAYEGYRPPSFLQARGAMEVGIELHSLSKTYCMTGWRLGFAVGNADALGALGTLKTNIDSGQFAAIQAAGVAALTGPQEPVRERVAIWEARRNAVVKGLREAGLDVPMPRATFYLWVPVPAGYTSVSFAAHLLEDAGVAVAPGVGYGERGTDYIRVSLTASDDRFAEAIRRIRDRLRVAAPPTIR comes from the coding sequence ATGGAGCTCGCACGCCGGATGCAGAGCATACCGCCGTACCTGTTTGCCGACCTGGATCGGAAGCGGGCTGCGCTTCGGGCGACGGGGGTCGATGTGATCAACCTCTCGATTGGGGATCCCGATCTCCCCACCCCCCCGCACATCATCGCAGCGCTCACCGACGCCGCGCGCAACCCGGCGACGCATACCTATCCGCCCTACCAGGGCACCGCCGACCTCAGGCGCGCGATCGTGGGATGGTACGCGCGCCGCTTCGGCGTCTCCCTCGACCCAGACCGCGAGACGCTGGTGCTGATCGGTTCGAAGGAAGGGCTGGCGCATATTCCCTGGGTGTTCGTGAATCCCGGCGACGTTGCGCTGGTGAGCGACCCAGGGTACCCGGTGTACGCGACCGCCACGATCATGGCGGAGGGGGAACCCTATCCGGTGCCACTGCGCCGCGATCAGGGATGGCTGCCCGACCTGGGGGCGATTCCCGACGCGGTCGCCCGCCGGGCGAAGGTGTTCTTCTTGAACTACCCAAACAATCCCACCGCCGCCACCGCCGATCTGTCTTTTTTCAACGACGTCGCCGATTTCGCGCGCCGGCACGGCATCCTGATCGTTCACGACAACACCTACTCGGAGATCGCGTATGAGGGATACCGACCGCCGAGCTTCCTGCAGGCCCGGGGGGCGATGGAGGTCGGAATCGAGCTCCACTCGCTGAGCAAGACGTACTGCATGACGGGATGGCGCTTGGGGTTTGCCGTCGGGAACGCCGACGCGCTCGGGGCCTTGGGCACGCTCAAGACCAACATCGACAGCGGGCAGTTCGCGGCGATTCAGGCCGCGGGCGTGGCGGCCCTCACCGGTCCCCAAGAGCCGGTCCGCGAGCGCGTGGCGATCTGGGAGGCCCGGCGAAACGCGGTCGTGAAGGGTCTGCGCGAAGCCGGGTTGGACGTGCCGATGCCGCGGGCGACCTTCTATCTCTGGGTTCCGGTGCCCGCCGGCTACACCTCGGTGTCTTTCGCCGCGCACCTGCTCGAGGATGCTGGGGTCGCGGTGGCACCCGGCGTGGGGTACGGCGAACGGGGAACCGACTATATCCGCGTCTCCCTGACGGCGTCCGACGACCGGTTCGCGGAGGCGATCCGGCGGATCCGGGACCGGTTGAGGGTGGCCGCCCCCCCGACGATCCGGTAG
- a CDS encoding SDR family oxidoreductase, translating to MTAPYSVGMDAPLAHRVALVTGGGTGIGRAIALRLADDGANVAVNYNRSREDAETTAGEIRERRRGGIAVQADVSRDQEVRAMIERVVREWGRLDILVNNAGTTVFVEHKNLDGLTADVWDRIFDLNVKGTFYCIRAGAKVMTEGRIINIGSVAGVSGAGSSIAYAASKGAIHTMTKSLARVLAPKITVNTIAPGLIETRWHAGREPEIARAAERFPAGRIGAPADIAHITAALAASDNFLTGQIIVVDGGALL from the coding sequence GTGACGGCGCCGTATAGCGTGGGCATGGACGCTCCGCTTGCCCACCGCGTGGCCTTGGTGACCGGAGGCGGCACCGGGATTGGTCGGGCGATCGCGCTCCGCCTTGCCGACGACGGCGCGAACGTCGCGGTGAATTACAACCGGTCCCGGGAGGATGCGGAGACGACCGCCGGCGAGATCCGCGAGCGCCGCCGCGGGGGAATCGCCGTGCAGGCGGACGTCTCGCGCGACCAGGAAGTCCGGGCGATGATCGAGCGGGTGGTCCGCGAGTGGGGACGGCTGGACATCTTGGTCAACAATGCCGGGACCACCGTGTTTGTCGAGCACAAGAACCTCGATGGGCTGACCGCGGACGTCTGGGACCGCATCTTCGACCTCAACGTGAAAGGGACGTTCTACTGCATCCGTGCGGGGGCCAAGGTCATGACCGAGGGGCGGATCATCAATATCGGATCCGTCGCCGGGGTGAGCGGAGCGGGAAGTTCGATCGCCTACGCCGCCAGCAAGGGAGCCATCCACACGATGACGAAGTCCCTCGCCCGGGTGCTGGCGCCGAAGATCACCGTGAATACGATCGCCCCGGGTCTGATCGAGACCCGATGGCACGCCGGCAGGGAACCCGAAATTGCCAGAGCTGCCGAGCGGTTCCCTGCCGGGCGGATCGGTGCCCCAGCCGACATCGCACACATCACAGCCGCGCTCGCCGCATCGGACAATTTTCTCACCGGACAAATCATCGTCGTCGACGGCGGGGCCCTGCTCTAA
- a CDS encoding zinc-dependent alcohol dehydrogenase family protein produces MEALLLRSPAPLAAKPSPLELTEVPTPVPGPGQIRVRVRACGVCHTDLHIVEGDITPPVLPVVVGHQVVGTVDAVTRGVERWRVGDRVGIAWLAGACGTCARCREGRENLCEQARFTGYDVPGGYAEAMVADARFAYPLPAAYDDLEAAPLLCAGIIGYRSLRLADVRGGERVGLFGFGASAHLAIQVARHWGCEVHVFTRSAAHRTLARALGAAWAGGLDEAAPAEVDRGVVFAPSGEVVVGALRHLRRGGTLAVNAIHLDRIPEFPYARLYWERTVRSVANATRADAEEFLAIAAELSLHVTVTRVAPQGANRALGALKRGELQGAAVLDFSGAPTDGSAGDPGPRR; encoded by the coding sequence ATGGAGGCCCTCCTCTTGCGATCGCCGGCGCCTCTCGCGGCGAAGCCGTCGCCGCTCGAACTGACCGAGGTACCCACACCGGTGCCCGGTCCCGGGCAGATCCGCGTCCGGGTGCGGGCCTGCGGCGTCTGCCACACCGACCTCCACATCGTCGAAGGCGACATCACCCCTCCGGTGCTGCCGGTCGTCGTCGGCCACCAGGTGGTCGGCACGGTCGACGCGGTGACGCGGGGGGTGGAGCGGTGGCGTGTGGGGGACCGGGTGGGGATCGCCTGGCTCGCCGGAGCGTGCGGGACCTGCGCCCGCTGTCGAGAGGGTCGGGAGAACCTCTGCGAGCAGGCCCGCTTCACCGGTTACGATGTTCCGGGCGGCTACGCCGAGGCGATGGTCGCCGACGCCCGGTTCGCCTACCCGCTGCCGGCGGCCTACGACGATCTGGAGGCCGCTCCGCTCCTCTGCGCGGGGATCATCGGATACCGGTCGCTCCGGCTGGCCGACGTCCGCGGGGGGGAGCGCGTGGGACTGTTCGGGTTCGGCGCCTCCGCTCACCTTGCCATCCAGGTGGCGCGCCACTGGGGGTGCGAGGTTCACGTGTTTACCAGAAGCGCCGCGCACCGCACGCTCGCCCGAGCACTCGGGGCCGCCTGGGCCGGGGGGCTCGATGAGGCGGCGCCCGCCGAGGTCGATCGCGGCGTCGTCTTCGCCCCTTCCGGGGAAGTGGTCGTGGGGGCGCTCAGGCACCTGCGCCGAGGGGGGACGCTTGCGGTCAACGCTATCCACCTCGACCGGATCCCGGAGTTTCCGTACGCCCGCCTCTACTGGGAGCGGACCGTGCGCAGCGTGGCCAATGCCACCCGGGCGGACGCGGAGGAGTTCCTCGCGATCGCCGCGGAACTGTCGTTGCACGTCACCGTGACGCGGGTGGCGCCGCAGGGGGCGAACCGCGCTCTTGGTGCTCTGAAGCGAGGCGAGCTGCAGGGGGCGGCGGTCCTGGACTTCTCGGGGGCACCGACCGACGGCTCCGCGGGAGATCCCGGGCCTCGGCGTTGA
- a CDS encoding VOC family protein — protein sequence MITFDHVAVAVHRIGDAMALFRDLLGGVPAERGIGTGFTFQQLTFPAGTVELLEPRGADSFLHRFLHTRGEGLHHITFKVQDLPRWAERLRDAGYRVVGENYDNPEWREAFVHPKSGHGVLIQLAETLPPERGR from the coding sequence ATGATCACGTTCGACCACGTCGCGGTTGCCGTCCACCGCATCGGCGACGCGATGGCGCTGTTTCGAGATCTGTTGGGGGGCGTCCCCGCCGAGCGGGGCATCGGCACGGGGTTCACCTTTCAGCAGTTGACCTTTCCCGCCGGGACCGTGGAACTGCTGGAACCCAGAGGCGCCGACAGCTTCCTCCACCGATTCCTCCACACGCGCGGCGAAGGCTTGCACCACATCACCTTCAAGGTCCAGGATCTCCCGCGATGGGCGGAACGACTGCGGGACGCCGGGTATCGGGTCGTGGGCGAGAACTATGACAACCCCGAATGGCGGGAGGCGTTCGTGCATCCGAAGAGCGGCCACGGGGTCCTCATCCAGTTGGCGGAGACGCTGCCGCCCGAGCGGGGACGATAG
- a CDS encoding carboxymuconolactone decarboxylase family protein has product MARVPYLDREDLPPGDREIYDDLVATRGSVLNLFRVLAHTPLLLRRLLGYSSALRNDLSLSAPLRELAIITVGRICGASYEYTHHWNSARRLGIPREKLEALEAYPRDPQFSAEERAVLRYSEEATRAVRVGEETFDALRKFLTTRQIMELVQVVAYYNMIVRILEPVGVALESGVTKAP; this is encoded by the coding sequence ATGGCGCGCGTCCCGTACCTGGATCGAGAGGACCTTCCGCCCGGGGACCGGGAGATCTACGACGACCTTGTCGCGACGCGTGGGTCGGTGCTCAATCTCTTTCGGGTCCTCGCTCATACCCCGCTGCTCCTCAGGCGGTTGCTGGGGTACAGCAGCGCCCTCCGCAACGATCTCAGCCTGAGCGCGCCCCTCCGCGAACTCGCGATCATCACCGTCGGGCGGATCTGCGGGGCGAGCTATGAATACACCCACCACTGGAACAGCGCGCGGCGTCTCGGCATCCCTCGGGAGAAGCTGGAAGCGCTGGAGGCCTATCCGCGCGACCCGCAGTTCAGCGCCGAGGAGCGGGCGGTGCTCCGGTACAGCGAGGAGGCCACCCGGGCCGTTCGGGTGGGGGAGGAGACGTTCGACGCGCTTCGCAAGTTCCTCACCACCCGGCAGATCATGGAGCTCGTGCAGGTCGTGGCCTACTACAACATGATCGTCCGCATCTTGGAACCGGTGGGCGTCGCCCTGGAGTCGGGGGTGACGAAAGCCCCCTAG
- a CDS encoding SDR family oxidoreductase has product MDYARLFRLDGKVALVIGGGSGIGQSAARALAAHGALVVCADLNEASARETVGLIGAAGGRAEPRAVDIVDEARVRALVTEVGSRHGSLDVVVSTPSINVRKPILDYTAEDLDRVLTVNLKGTFFVLREAGRFMAGQGRGSIIAFASIRALVVEPGQSVYSATKAGTVQLVRTLAAELGPKGVRVNAVAPGVVETPLTRQITQNRDWYQAYADRSVLGRWASADEMAGPVVFLASDAGSYVTGSLLFVDGGWTAVDGRFTPPL; this is encoded by the coding sequence GTGGACTACGCCCGGCTGTTTCGATTGGACGGCAAGGTGGCCCTCGTGATCGGAGGGGGATCGGGGATCGGGCAGTCCGCCGCTCGAGCGCTGGCGGCCCACGGGGCGCTGGTCGTCTGCGCCGACCTCAACGAGGCGAGCGCGCGGGAGACCGTCGGCCTGATCGGCGCCGCCGGGGGCCGCGCGGAGCCCCGCGCCGTGGACATCGTGGACGAAGCCCGAGTTCGTGCCCTGGTGACCGAGGTCGGGTCCCGCCACGGATCGCTCGACGTCGTCGTATCCACGCCGTCGATCAACGTGCGCAAACCGATACTCGACTACACCGCCGAGGACCTGGATCGCGTGCTCACGGTCAATCTGAAGGGGACGTTCTTCGTGCTGCGCGAAGCCGGGCGATTCATGGCCGGGCAGGGGCGCGGGAGTATCATCGCCTTCGCTTCGATTCGCGCCCTGGTGGTCGAGCCCGGGCAGAGCGTATACTCCGCGACCAAGGCCGGCACCGTGCAACTCGTCAGGACGCTGGCCGCCGAACTCGGTCCCAAGGGCGTCCGGGTCAACGCCGTGGCCCCCGGCGTCGTGGAGACGCCGCTCACCCGGCAGATCACCCAGAATCGGGACTGGTACCAGGCGTACGCCGATCGATCCGTGCTGGGGCGATGGGCGTCGGCGGATGAGATGGCCGGCCCGGTCGTTTTCCTGGCGTCGGACGCCGGCAGCTATGTGACCGGATCCTTGCTCTTTGTCGACGGCGGGTGGACGGCCGTGGACGGCCGATTCACCCCGCCGTTGTGA
- the amrB gene encoding AmmeMemoRadiSam system protein B, whose product MPVPKLRPLDLTAGEWHGRQAVHARDSEGLLESSVLLPLPVFLVAILLDGQREAIDVQAGYAQVTGGVILPRGDLDRIIGDLDAHYLLETPRLEQRRGEIARAYRAAPHRPPAHAGVSYPTEPRALAATLEEFLGATAGGAGPADGIGGRPPRGILAPHIDFHRGGPTYGRAYAALREIPPGACVVVLGVAHAGPPSPFVLTTKGYATPGRVIEVDRPLLDAVVSRCSFDPLADEPVHRTEHSIEFQVVFLDHVARGRPFTILPVLCSGFERWCGTGSPAGVPEIESFIAALRAAIAALGRPVIVVGGVDLSHVGPRFGDAEAADSLAAMARQGDLAALDRVVEGDAEGFWRTVMADGNRRRVCGLSAIYTVLRVLASSRGHLLAYSQGEDPAGGLVGIAAAVLGEVNVGNGRPGPHG is encoded by the coding sequence ATGCCGGTTCCGAAGTTGCGACCCCTAGATCTTACGGCCGGTGAGTGGCATGGGCGGCAGGCGGTGCACGCTCGCGACTCCGAGGGCCTGCTGGAATCTTCCGTCCTCCTCCCCCTGCCGGTCTTCCTCGTCGCGATTCTCCTCGATGGGCAGCGCGAAGCGATCGATGTCCAGGCCGGGTACGCGCAGGTGACCGGCGGGGTGATCCTCCCCCGTGGTGACCTTGATCGCATCATCGGCGACCTGGATGCCCACTACCTCCTGGAAACGCCTCGCCTGGAGCAGCGACGGGGGGAGATCGCGCGGGCCTATCGGGCGGCCCCCCACCGCCCCCCGGCGCACGCCGGCGTCTCCTACCCGACCGAACCCCGGGCCCTCGCCGCAACCCTGGAAGAGTTCCTGGGGGCGACCGCAGGGGGAGCGGGCCCCGCCGACGGGATCGGCGGGCGGCCCCCACGGGGGATTCTCGCCCCGCACATCGATTTCCACCGCGGGGGCCCCACGTACGGTCGCGCCTACGCCGCCCTGCGGGAGATTCCCCCCGGAGCCTGCGTGGTGGTGTTGGGGGTGGCCCACGCCGGCCCGCCCAGTCCCTTCGTGCTGACGACGAAGGGGTACGCGACGCCGGGCCGCGTGATCGAGGTCGATCGGCCGCTGCTGGACGCGGTGGTGTCCCGGTGTTCGTTCGACCCGCTTGCGGATGAGCCGGTGCACCGGACCGAGCACTCGATCGAATTCCAGGTGGTCTTTCTCGACCATGTGGCCCGGGGGCGACCATTCACCATCCTGCCGGTGTTGTGCTCGGGGTTTGAGCGGTGGTGCGGGACGGGCAGTCCCGCCGGAGTCCCGGAGATCGAATCGTTCATCGCGGCCCTCCGGGCCGCGATCGCGGCGCTGGGGCGTCCGGTGATCGTTGTGGGCGGGGTCGATCTCAGCCACGTCGGGCCGCGGTTTGGTGACGCGGAGGCGGCCGACTCGCTGGCGGCGATGGCCCGCCAGGGAGATCTTGCCGCGCTCGACCGGGTCGTCGAGGGCGATGCCGAAGGGTTTTGGCGAACGGTGATGGCCGACGGCAACCGCCGGCGCGTCTGCGGATTGTCGGCGATCTACACGGTGCTAAGGGTGCTGGCGTCTAGCCGCGGTCACCTATTGGCATACAGTCAAGGCGAGGATCCCGCGGGCGGGCTGGTTGGGATCGCCGCCGCGGTGCTCGGCGAGGTGAATGTGGGCAATGGACGTCCCGGTCCTCACGGATAA
- a CDS encoding aminotransferase class III-fold pyridoxal phosphate-dependent enzyme: MPDTQTVEAALVETYTKANPLSRAAHERADGLLPGAVTHDSRSFLPFLPYIARASGAHKWDLDGHDYVDYAMGHGALILGHAHPTLVEAVHRQITLGTHPGANHLGEIEWAERVRALVPGAEMVRFTSSGTEATLLALRLARAATGRRKLVKFQGHFHGWHDAVSPGQAPPFTDRPPGITPATASETVVLPVDLDAVGKTLAADPDIAAVIIEPSGASAGAVPLPRGFLQNLRALTTARGVCLVMDEVITGFRWSPGGAQRAYGVTADLVTLAKILAGGLPGGAVAGRRDLLAAIGAAPSTGRRVRHPGTFNANPLSAASGIACLDVIRDGRVHTQVDAMTARLLRELNARLAKRGVRGVAYGEASRFHLAFDQRLTPGDPASLRHIPADDLKQQRQTPMTTSLALALLLHGVHFMGTGGFVSVAHTDADIDRTVDGLDAALEQVEAIAPR, from the coding sequence GTGCCCGACACCCAAACGGTCGAAGCCGCGCTCGTCGAGACCTACACCAAGGCCAACCCGCTGTCCAGGGCCGCGCACGAACGCGCCGACGGCTTGTTGCCGGGCGCCGTGACCCACGACAGCCGGTCGTTTCTTCCGTTCCTCCCGTACATCGCGCGCGCCAGCGGCGCCCATAAATGGGACCTGGACGGGCACGATTACGTCGACTACGCGATGGGGCACGGCGCGCTGATCCTGGGGCACGCCCATCCCACATTGGTGGAGGCCGTTCACCGGCAGATCACCCTCGGAACGCACCCGGGGGCCAATCACCTGGGGGAGATCGAGTGGGCGGAGCGCGTCCGCGCGCTGGTTCCGGGCGCCGAAATGGTGCGCTTCACAAGTTCCGGCACCGAGGCCACCCTGCTCGCCCTGCGGCTGGCCCGCGCGGCGACGGGAAGGAGGAAGCTCGTGAAGTTCCAGGGGCACTTTCACGGATGGCACGATGCCGTGAGCCCCGGCCAAGCGCCCCCCTTCACCGACCGGCCGCCCGGGATCACCCCGGCCACCGCGAGCGAAACGGTCGTCCTGCCGGTCGATCTGGACGCCGTCGGGAAAACCTTGGCTGCGGATCCCGATATCGCCGCCGTGATCATCGAGCCGAGCGGCGCGTCCGCGGGAGCGGTGCCCCTCCCTCGCGGTTTCCTCCAGAACCTCCGCGCGCTCACCACCGCGCGGGGGGTGTGCCTGGTCATGGATGAGGTGATCACCGGATTCCGCTGGTCTCCGGGAGGCGCCCAACGGGCGTACGGCGTCACGGCGGACCTGGTAACGCTGGCCAAGATCCTCGCCGGCGGCCTCCCCGGAGGAGCCGTGGCCGGACGGCGCGATCTGCTTGCGGCGATCGGCGCCGCTCCATCAACCGGCCGCCGGGTCCGTCATCCCGGCACGTTCAACGCCAACCCGCTGTCGGCCGCCTCCGGCATCGCCTGCCTCGATGTGATCCGCGACGGACGGGTCCACACCCAGGTCGACGCGATGACGGCCCGCCTCCTCCGCGAGCTGAACGCGCGCCTGGCCAAGCGCGGGGTGCGGGGCGTGGCCTACGGAGAGGCCTCAAGGTTCCACCTGGCGTTTGATCAGCGGCTGACCCCCGGGGATCCAGCATCGCTTCGACATATCCCGGCCGACGACCTCAAGCAGCAACGGCAGACCCCCATGACGACCAGCCTGGCATTGGCCCTGCTCCTCCACGGGGTGCATTTCATGGGCACCGGGGGCTTCGTGAGTGTCGCGCACACGGATGCGGACATCGATCGGACCGTGGACGGTTTGGACGCCGCGCTTGAGCAGGTGGAGGCGATCGCCCCCCGGTAG